Proteins from a genomic interval of Daphnia magna isolate NIES unplaced genomic scaffold, ASM2063170v1.1 Dm_contigs335, whole genome shotgun sequence:
- the LOC123466403 gene encoding elongation of very long chain fatty acids protein 4-like isoform X2, producing the protein MFMLWRIGVKWVPGGSAFFAAMVNSFIHVAMYLYYALAACDPKVQKYLCWEKYLTILQMAQFVSAVVLGLRAFVYGCDFPLWMQYARVVYMSSFLFLFGQYYRNAYLQKKQKKNR; encoded by the exons ATGTTCATGCTCTGGCGGATAGGAGTGAAATGGGTTCCCGGTGGCTCAG CTTTTTTTGCTGCAATGGTCAACAGCTTCATACATGTTGCCATGTACCTGTACTATGCTCTGGCTGCTTGCGATCCAAAAGTCCAAAAGTATCTCTGTTGGGAAAAGTACCTCACTATTCTTCAGATG GCACAGTTTGTCTCAGCTGTGGTTCTTGGTTTAAGAGCATTCGTCTATGGCTGTGACTTTCCCCTTTGGATGCAGTATGCACGAGTGGTCTACatgtcttcttttctcttcctGTTTGGCCAATACTACAGGAATGCTTACCTTCAAAAGAAACAG aagaaaaacagataG
- the LOC116935563 gene encoding uncharacterized protein LOC116935563: MEPTSTTPQPEQQPPLAGSSGNTAVTIKKKKKKKRNIAFLMRHRKCIICKVKGHTVSSCPIRNRNTEGPTIAPQSSHLIHSMAAITNIRSAQPLAVPPPPLLMVHPFPPSLAQSSNTWIMPPPLPWMAFPPQPWMILPSQSRMSTPTNSFTFPPQ; the protein is encoded by the exons ATGGAACCAACGTCAACTACGCCACAACCAGAACAACAACCTCCGTTAGCTGGATCAAGTGGCAACACAGCGGTCAccataaagaagaagaaaaaaaagaaaagaaacatagCTTTCTTGATGCGACATAGAAAGTGTATAATA TGCAAAGTGAAGGGCCATACAGTAAGCAGCTGCCCaataagaaatagaaatacTGAAGGGCCAACCATCGCACCTCAATCGTCGCATCTCATTCACTCCAT GGCCGCTATTACTAACATTCGGTCCGCTCAACCATTAGCAGTTCCTCCGCCCCCACTACTAATGGTCCATCCGTTTCCGCCGTCGTTGGCTCAGTCATCCAACACATGGATAATGCCTCCGCCTCTACCATGGATGGCTTTCCCTCCACAGCCGTGGATGATTCTCCCCTCTCAATCTCGGATGTCAACACCCACTAATTCGTTTACGTTTCCGCCCCAATAA
- the LOC123466403 gene encoding elongation of very long chain fatty acids protein 4-like isoform X1: MFMLWRIGVKWVPGGSAFFAAMVNSFIHVAMYLYYALAACDPKVQKYLCWEKYLTILQMAQFVSAVVLGLRAFVYGCDFPLWMQYARVVYMSSFLFLFGQYYRNAYLQKKQHSQKKNR; encoded by the exons ATGTTCATGCTCTGGCGGATAGGAGTGAAATGGGTTCCCGGTGGCTCAG CTTTTTTTGCTGCAATGGTCAACAGCTTCATACATGTTGCCATGTACCTGTACTATGCTCTGGCTGCTTGCGATCCAAAAGTCCAAAAGTATCTCTGTTGGGAAAAGTACCTCACTATTCTTCAGATG GCACAGTTTGTCTCAGCTGTGGTTCTTGGTTTAAGAGCATTCGTCTATGGCTGTGACTTTCCCCTTTGGATGCAGTATGCACGAGTGGTCTACatgtcttcttttctcttcctGTTTGGCCAATACTACAGGAATGCTTACCTTCAAAAGAAACAG CATTcacagaagaaaaacagataG
- the LOC116935564 gene encoding E3 ubiquitin-protein ligase MIB2 translates to MEIPDDDGDTALHYAAFGNQHEVMELLIKKGAVIDSTNRGRCTPLHVAVNKQFPACVQMLLKYGWDVNVQDSYGDTALHGAIGKENADIIEALASASAVDCTLRNTRGFNVLHHAALKGNYFAAERILMRSRQLVDVKKDDGFAALHLASLNGHVQMAFPRLK, encoded by the exons ATGGAAATTCCTGACGATGACGGTGATACAGCCTTACATTATGCCGCTTTTGG AAATCAGCACGAAGTTATGGAACTGCTCATAAAAAAAGGAGCCGTCATTGATAGTACGAATCGCGGACGCTGCACACCTTTGCATGTCGCTGTCAATAAGCAGTTTCCTGCTTGTGTTCAGATGCTCCTCAAATACGGATGGGACGTCAATGTTCAA GACTCGTACGGAGACACGGCCCTGCACGGTGCAATCGGCAAGGAAAATGCGGATATTATAGAAGCTTTAGCTTCGGCATCAGCTGTCGATTGTACACTGAGGAACACGCGGGGTTTCAATGTTCTTCATCACGCCGCTCTCAAAGGGAATTATTT CGCGGCGGAGCGCATTTTGATGCGCAGTCGACAGCTGGTGGATGTGAAAAAGGATGACGGATTCGCAGCCCTTCATTTAGCTAGTTTGAATGGCCATGTTCAG ATGGCCTttccccgattaaaatga